The following proteins are co-located in the Pedobacter frigiditerrae genome:
- a CDS encoding DUF5689 domain-containing protein, protein MKKIILNSLILLSIALAWSGCKDDNYGNYPGGNVSSFIPMFDLRNLYKGSDVSLTNPVMFGSDSIRGIVVSDHTSGNLPSGLLIVQDRLRLGQLRGIAIPVGTEAAKYVSGDSVHVKIAGGLLKRVDGILQVLNISAGDVKKKGSNRPIAANRVPSSFILTDPGKYESTLVSIVKGTYNPPLAPTDVLSGDKTLNDGFENITLHTEASATFANVKPPFSGNYTGIVMLKSSTDGKLVPQIRLRNATDITTLSSTVDVPEMVITGYIADVIGGDGNYEYVQFKATKNIDFAVTPFSLVTTNNAGASTPATYPVTGWALGGLRTFKFNLTSGTVAKGEFFYVGGAGKLINGASSTSMASSKWIRSFNYTTTDGDGFGTKNGGIFANSGNASGMAVFRGTNVVESSQPIDVIWIATGGLLYQAGPPAYGYRVGNTDLYDAIDPITLKPQPFYRQGTNTISFIYTTADLGYFNQLGGIFDTTLGKWVKARTQKSFTLTKTSPLSAIENAESTEIK, encoded by the coding sequence ATGAAAAAAATAATATTAAATAGCCTCATTTTACTTTCGATCGCTTTAGCGTGGTCTGGATGTAAAGATGATAATTATGGAAATTATCCAGGCGGAAATGTGAGCTCGTTTATTCCGATGTTTGATTTAAGAAATCTATATAAAGGATCAGATGTAAGCTTAACTAATCCAGTTATGTTTGGTTCTGATAGCATCAGAGGGATTGTTGTTTCAGATCACACCTCAGGTAACTTGCCCTCAGGACTATTAATCGTTCAAGATAGACTTCGTTTAGGTCAATTGAGAGGGATAGCAATTCCTGTTGGTACAGAAGCCGCTAAGTATGTGTCTGGAGATTCAGTACATGTTAAAATTGCAGGTGGTTTATTAAAAAGAGTAGATGGAATTTTACAAGTTTTAAATATTTCTGCTGGAGATGTTAAAAAGAAAGGTTCAAATAGACCGATTGCTGCAAATCGTGTGCCTAGTAGTTTTATCTTGACAGATCCAGGTAAGTATGAAAGCACATTGGTTTCCATTGTTAAAGGAACTTATAATCCTCCATTGGCTCCAACCGATGTATTGTCTGGAGATAAGACTTTAAATGATGGTTTTGAAAATATCACACTTCATACAGAGGCAAGTGCAACTTTTGCTAATGTGAAACCACCTTTCTCTGGGAATTATACAGGTATAGTTATGCTCAAATCATCAACTGATGGAAAATTAGTTCCTCAAATAAGATTAAGAAATGCTACTGATATCACTACTTTAAGCTCTACTGTAGATGTTCCAGAAATGGTAATAACTGGTTATATAGCTGATGTTATTGGTGGTGATGGTAACTATGAGTATGTTCAATTTAAAGCGACAAAAAACATAGATTTTGCAGTAACTCCTTTCTCACTTGTTACAACAAATAATGCAGGAGCTTCAACTCCAGCAACCTATCCGGTTACAGGTTGGGCGCTTGGAGGTTTAAGAACTTTTAAATTTAACTTAACTTCGGGAACTGTTGCTAAAGGCGAATTCTTTTACGTAGGTGGTGCAGGTAAATTAATAAATGGCGCAAGTTCTACTAGTATGGCATCTTCTAAGTGGATAAGGTCATTTAACTATACCACAACAGATGGTGATGGATTTGGAACTAAAAATGGAGGTATCTTTGCGAATAGTGGTAATGCATCTGGAATGGCTGTGTTTAGGGGTACAAATGTTGTAGAGTCATCTCAACCAATTGATGTGATTTGGATTGCAACTGGTGGTTTGTTGTATCAAGCTGGTCCACCTGCTTATGGTTATCGTGTTGGTAATACCGATTTATATGATGCAATTGACCCTATCACATTAAAACCTCAACCTTTTTATAGACAAGGTACAAATACAATTAGTTTTATTTATACCACTGCAGATTTGGGCTACTTCAATCAATTAGGAGGTATTTTTGATACTACATTAGGTAAATGGGTTAAAGCAAGAACACAGAAATCTTTTACCTTAACTAAAACCTCTCCTTTAAGTGCAATTGAAAATGCTGAGTCAACTGAAATAAAATAA
- a CDS encoding SusD/RagB family nutrient-binding outer membrane lipoprotein: protein MKKIIYKVMSVMVVGITLLSSCDKGFEEVNTDPINIRETTANKLLAPALVNSLAAGMLRNRNFNNELMQVTVSISDGDATVFRYEYRRSIADYLWNSWYVQLTNFKDMYKLAGEPDQANKSYQGISLICQAWLYSNLTDTYGDVPYLQSAQGKEGILEPAFDRQKDIYNDIYKKLEEANTLLTAGTAITTASDPVFAGNVARWRKLGNSLYLRLLLRTSGKSEVSAVNIAKIKQIVENPTTYPIMTSNAESGVLKWSGEIGTGAYVSPFVNNVRAQDFRAPAIGSFFIDHLRDWQDPRIDISASSGYPATGQINRFGIAQGSSGFVGVPSGYAVGAGVTVQSYFYATDNTVSSVAIGARSLQQSPLTGIIMNYAELQFILAEAALKGWITTGTAESYYNTGIASSINYWVPSFPASATDAKVISYINNADIDWNPALSVDGKMEQIHLQKYYALFLVDMQQWFEYRRTGHPVLPKGPGLRNGGVMPARMTYPVYVESANPTNYKAAVAAQGADEIFTNVWWQKP, encoded by the coding sequence ATGAAAAAGATAATATATAAAGTAATGAGTGTAATGGTGGTTGGTATCACTTTGCTTTCATCTTGTGACAAGGGATTTGAAGAAGTAAATACAGATCCCATTAACATTAGAGAGACTACAGCTAATAAACTCTTGGCTCCAGCGCTTGTAAATTCACTTGCAGCTGGAATGCTCAGAAACCGTAACTTTAATAATGAATTAATGCAAGTTACCGTGTCTATAAGTGATGGAGATGCAACGGTATTTAGGTATGAATATAGAAGGTCAATTGCAGATTACTTATGGAATTCATGGTATGTTCAGCTTACTAATTTTAAAGATATGTACAAGCTAGCAGGTGAGCCAGATCAAGCTAATAAATCATATCAAGGAATTTCACTGATTTGCCAAGCTTGGTTATATTCAAATTTAACTGATACTTATGGTGATGTACCATACCTTCAATCTGCTCAGGGTAAAGAAGGAATTTTAGAACCTGCATTTGATAGACAAAAAGATATATATAACGATATCTATAAAAAGTTAGAAGAAGCTAATACCTTACTAACCGCTGGCACAGCTATTACAACGGCAAGCGATCCTGTTTTTGCTGGCAACGTGGCGAGATGGAGAAAATTAGGTAATTCACTATATTTAAGATTGTTGTTAAGAACTTCTGGAAAATCTGAAGTTTCTGCTGTTAACATTGCAAAAATTAAGCAAATAGTTGAAAACCCTACAACTTATCCTATCATGACTAGTAATGCTGAGTCTGGTGTATTAAAATGGTCTGGTGAAATTGGAACGGGAGCGTATGTTTCTCCTTTTGTAAACAACGTGAGAGCACAAGATTTTAGAGCACCTGCAATTGGAAGTTTCTTTATAGATCATTTAAGAGATTGGCAAGATCCACGAATTGATATATCTGCCTCAAGCGGTTATCCAGCAACTGGCCAAATTAACAGATTTGGTATTGCTCAAGGATCATCTGGTTTTGTGGGTGTGCCGAGCGGTTATGCTGTTGGAGCGGGTGTAACAGTACAGTCTTATTTCTATGCAACGGACAATACAGTATCAAGTGTTGCAATTGGAGCTAGATCTTTACAACAATCTCCATTAACAGGGATTATAATGAACTACGCAGAATTACAATTCATTTTAGCTGAGGCTGCATTAAAGGGGTGGATTACTACAGGGACTGCCGAATCATATTATAATACAGGAATAGCAAGTTCAATAAATTATTGGGTGCCTTCATTCCCAGCTTCAGCAACTGATGCAAAAGTAATTAGTTATATCAATAATGCTGATATTGACTGGAATCCCGCACTATCAGTTGATGGTAAAATGGAACAAATTCACTTGCAAAAATATTATGCATTATTTTTGGTAGATATGCAGCAATGGTTTGAATATCGTAGAACTGGTCACCCTGTTTTACCTAAAGGCCCTGGTTTAAGAAATGGTGGGGTAATGCCTGCGAGGATGACATATCCTGTATATGTTGAATCGGCTAATCCAACAAACTATAAGGCAGCAGTTGCTGCGCAAGGTGCAGATGAGATTTTTACTAATGTTTGGTGGCAAAAACCTTAA
- a CDS encoding alpha-galactosidase has protein sequence MNKLFSLFLIFASLNLLAQEVTTIKISGKDTELIFKVGNNKRIYQSYFGVKLADESYSDKRFEAYPAGGMEFEFEPAIRAVHTDGNPSLELRYVKHNVQTNVDGSTQTDIFLKDQIYNTEVVLHYLAYSAQNVFKNWVSIKNAEKKEIILTNYASSMLHFNANKYFLTQFHGDWAKEMNMQEQQLTSGIKIIDSKLGTRANKYQAPHFFLTIGDEPSTEDTGELIAGTLAWTGNFKFSFELDNRDNLHIATGINNYASEYHLKPAETFTTPAFIFTYSNKGKGLASRNLHTWARKFAVLDGEKGRFTLLNNWEATGFKFDQQKIVNLFDGAKSLGVDLFLLDDGWFGEKYPRDNDKTSLGDWMVDKKKLPDGVSYLVKSATEKGIKFGIWIEPEMVSPKSELYEKHPDWVLKLPNRAENYQRNQLVLDLTNPKVQDYVFKIVDDLFTENPNLAYIKWDCNRTITNGYSSYLGYNQSHLYIDYTKALYSVLEKIRKKYPHVPIMLCSGGGGRVDYGAMKYFTEFWPSDNTDGLERVFIQWGFSYFFPANTIANHITSWGKQSLKFRTDVAMMDKLGYDIDVAEFTKDELLFSQQAVANYKRFSPTVYQGNLYRLVSPYENNRAVLMYSDEAKNNAVLFAYNLSSRYREFFNPVKLQGLDPLKKYKIKEINLMPNVKSALASNDKIYTGEYLMNVGIDVSKTNSEPLTSVVLEITTTN, from the coding sequence ATGAATAAACTGTTTTCTTTATTTCTAATATTCGCGTCTTTAAATTTATTAGCACAAGAAGTTACAACCATAAAAATATCTGGTAAAGACACAGAGTTGATATTTAAAGTTGGTAACAACAAAAGAATTTATCAAAGTTATTTTGGTGTTAAACTGGCGGATGAAAGTTACTCAGACAAAAGATTTGAAGCATATCCCGCAGGAGGAATGGAATTTGAATTTGAGCCAGCCATACGTGCTGTTCATACAGATGGAAACCCTTCTTTAGAATTAAGGTATGTTAAACACAATGTTCAAACAAATGTTGATGGTTCTACTCAAACTGACATATTTTTAAAAGACCAAATTTATAATACTGAAGTTGTTTTACATTACTTGGCTTATTCAGCACAAAATGTTTTTAAAAATTGGGTAAGCATTAAAAATGCAGAGAAGAAAGAAATTATTTTAACTAATTATGCTTCTTCGATGTTGCACTTTAACGCAAACAAATATTTTCTAACTCAATTTCATGGCGATTGGGCAAAGGAAATGAACATGCAGGAGCAGCAATTAACAAGTGGAATAAAAATTATCGACAGTAAGTTAGGAACGAGAGCTAATAAATATCAAGCACCTCACTTTTTCTTAACCATTGGTGATGAACCTTCAACAGAAGATACCGGAGAATTAATTGCTGGTACCTTGGCTTGGACTGGAAATTTTAAATTTTCTTTCGAACTTGATAATAGAGATAATCTTCATATCGCAACTGGAATTAATAATTATGCTTCAGAGTATCATTTAAAACCAGCAGAAACTTTTACTACTCCAGCATTTATTTTTACTTATAGCAATAAGGGAAAAGGATTAGCAAGTAGAAATCTACATACTTGGGCTCGAAAATTTGCAGTTTTAGATGGTGAAAAAGGAAGATTCACCTTGTTAAACAATTGGGAAGCAACAGGATTTAAATTTGACCAGCAAAAGATAGTTAACTTGTTCGATGGAGCTAAAAGCTTAGGCGTTGATTTGTTCTTATTAGATGATGGATGGTTTGGAGAAAAATATCCTCGTGATAACGATAAAACGAGTTTAGGTGATTGGATGGTTGATAAAAAGAAATTGCCAGATGGCGTTTCTTATCTAGTAAAATCTGCAACTGAGAAGGGAATTAAATTTGGAATTTGGATTGAGCCTGAAATGGTTAGTCCGAAAAGTGAATTATATGAAAAACATCCAGATTGGGTATTAAAATTGCCAAACAGGGCAGAAAACTATCAACGTAATCAATTGGTTTTAGATTTAACGAATCCAAAAGTTCAAGATTATGTTTTTAAAATAGTAGATGATTTATTTACAGAAAATCCAAACTTGGCTTACATTAAGTGGGATTGCAATAGAACCATCACAAATGGATATTCAAGTTATTTGGGTTATAATCAATCTCATTTATATATAGACTACACAAAAGCACTTTATTCAGTTTTAGAAAAGATTAGAAAGAAATACCCTCATGTACCAATCATGCTTTGTTCTGGTGGTGGCGGTAGAGTAGATTATGGCGCAATGAAGTATTTCACAGAGTTTTGGCCAAGTGATAATACCGATGGATTAGAAAGGGTGTTTATCCAATGGGGATTTTCTTATTTCTTTCCTGCAAATACAATTGCTAATCATATTACTAGTTGGGGCAAGCAGTCTTTAAAATTCAGAACAGATGTAGCCATGATGGATAAATTAGGTTATGATATTGATGTAGCTGAATTTACAAAAGACGAGTTATTGTTTAGTCAACAAGCAGTTGCTAATTACAAGCGTTTTAGCCCTACTGTTTATCAAGGTAATTTATATCGATTGGTTTCTCCTTATGAGAATAATAGAGCAGTTTTGATGTATAGCGACGAAGCGAAAAACAATGCTGTTTTATTTGCTTACAATTTGAGTTCTAGATACAGGGAGTTTTTTAATCCAGTTAAATTGCAAGGTTTAGACCCATTAAAAAAGTATAAAATTAAAGAGATAAATTTAATGCCTAATGTTAAATCTGCATTGGCAAGCAATGATAAAATTTACACAGGCGAATATTTAATGAATGTTGGTATTGATGTAAGTAAAACCAACTCAGAGCCACTTACAAGCGTGGTTTTAGAAATAACTACAACTAACTAA
- a CDS encoding calcineurin-like phosphoesterase family protein, whose protein sequence is MNRRSFIKEGSLLATTLFVSLKSYPFSLFDADNKISGSITSNGKGVANVVVSDGFNVVKTDKDGNYIIEVNTLAKFVWLSTPSGYEFKTDSYLAKHYQNASANAKLNFELKALKQNDNKHNFIIWADPQVKNKKDVQKMMSESVPDTKKVIKSLGNALVHGVCVGDIVWDNHELFVDYNKAVTEMGIPFFQALGNHDMDYRMGGDETSDKTFQEHYGPTYYSFNRGKAHYVVLDDVRYLGIERTYDGFISQAQLDWLAKDLQFVPKNALVILCAHIPIHNAVKNNEDLYKVLNGFTNVHFMSGHTHYNKNTIKNNIYEHNHGTVCGAWWTGPICEDGTPSGYGVYEVNGTDLKWYYQPTGLERTNQLRIYVDELTNQKRLIVNVWNWDPQWKVEYFLDGKSLGEMEIHKGFDPMSVTLFKGDKLPMGRTFAEPKMTEHLFVAHFEPSIKKVKVVATDRFGEKFIAEA, encoded by the coding sequence ATGAATAGAAGATCATTTATAAAAGAAGGCAGCTTATTAGCCACTACATTATTTGTTAGTTTAAAATCTTATCCATTTTCGTTATTCGATGCAGATAATAAAATCTCTGGTAGTATAACTAGTAATGGAAAAGGAGTTGCAAATGTTGTTGTTTCTGATGGTTTTAATGTTGTTAAAACTGACAAAGACGGCAATTATATCATTGAAGTTAATACGCTAGCCAAATTTGTATGGTTAAGTACACCATCTGGTTATGAGTTTAAAACAGATAGTTATTTAGCTAAGCATTATCAAAATGCAAGTGCTAACGCTAAGTTAAATTTCGAGTTAAAAGCATTAAAACAAAATGATAATAAACATAATTTTATCATTTGGGCAGACCCACAAGTAAAAAACAAAAAAGATGTTCAGAAAATGATGTCTGAGTCTGTGCCTGATACAAAAAAGGTTATTAAATCTTTAGGTAACGCACTAGTTCATGGTGTTTGCGTGGGCGATATAGTTTGGGATAATCACGAATTATTTGTTGATTATAACAAAGCGGTAACTGAAATGGGCATTCCATTTTTTCAGGCACTAGGTAATCATGATATGGATTATCGCATGGGTGGCGATGAAACATCTGACAAAACTTTCCAAGAGCATTACGGACCAACTTATTATTCGTTTAATAGAGGTAAAGCTCATTATGTAGTTTTAGATGATGTCAGGTACCTGGGGATTGAACGTACCTACGATGGTTTCATTTCTCAAGCTCAATTAGATTGGTTGGCTAAAGATTTACAATTTGTTCCAAAAAATGCATTAGTTATCCTTTGTGCACACATTCCAATTCATAATGCTGTTAAAAATAATGAAGATTTATATAAAGTATTAAATGGCTTTACAAATGTTCATTTTATGTCTGGCCATACACACTATAACAAAAACACTATAAAAAATAATATATACGAGCATAATCACGGTACTGTATGCGGCGCTTGGTGGACTGGCCCTATATGTGAAGATGGTACGCCTTCAGGTTATGGTGTTTATGAAGTTAATGGAACTGACCTGAAATGGTATTATCAGCCTACTGGATTAGAAAGAACAAATCAGCTACGTATTTATGTGGATGAGTTAACAAATCAGAAAAGATTAATTGTCAATGTTTGGAATTGGGATCCGCAATGGAAAGTAGAATATTTCCTAGATGGAAAATCGTTGGGAGAGATGGAGATACATAAAGGATTTGACCCAATGTCGGTTACCTTATTTAAAGGCGATAAATTACCAATGGGAAGAACTTTTGCAGAACCAAAAATGACTGAACATTTATTCGTGGCACATTTTGAACCCTCTATTAAAAAAGTAAAAGTTGTTGCAACCGATAGATTCGGTGAAAAATTTATCGCAGAAGCATAA
- a CDS encoding glycerophosphodiester phosphodiesterase family protein: MKLNILFSFLTVALVSGCSQSTHQKNMQNVSFPSFSAEAHRGGRGLMPENTIIAMQNAMTMERITTLEMDTHITKDNKVVVTHDDYLSPGFMLTPEGKEIPKEDAKKYAIFQMNYDLLKTFDIGTKVNTGFPQQKKVKTFIPLLSDLIDVVQADIKTKGKKQLFYNIETKCDVAGDNVVNPTPEIFVKLLMDVIESKKITPFVVIQSFDKRTIQIINQKYPGVKTSFLVSNKKTYEENIADLGYKPFILSPNYSMVNAELVKKAHADGVKVVPWTANATEEINRLKSLKVDGIISDYPNLL, translated from the coding sequence ATGAAATTAAATATCTTATTCAGTTTTTTGACTGTAGCTTTAGTAAGTGGTTGTAGCCAATCAACCCATCAAAAAAATATGCAAAATGTGAGTTTCCCTTCTTTCAGTGCCGAAGCACATCGAGGTGGTAGAGGCTTAATGCCAGAAAATACAATCATCGCCATGCAAAATGCGATGACAATGGAGCGTATCACCACCTTAGAAATGGATACACATATTACTAAAGACAATAAAGTTGTGGTAACGCATGATGATTATTTAAGCCCAGGTTTTATGTTGACTCCTGAAGGAAAAGAAATTCCGAAAGAGGACGCTAAGAAGTATGCCATTTTTCAAATGAATTACGATTTGTTAAAAACCTTTGATATCGGCACAAAAGTAAATACAGGTTTTCCTCAACAAAAGAAGGTTAAAACCTTTATCCCTCTATTATCAGATTTAATTGATGTTGTTCAGGCTGATATCAAGACAAAAGGGAAAAAACAACTCTTCTATAATATTGAAACTAAATGTGACGTGGCTGGAGATAATGTCGTTAATCCAACACCAGAGATTTTCGTTAAATTATTGATGGATGTAATTGAAAGTAAAAAGATTACACCTTTTGTAGTTATCCAATCTTTCGACAAAAGAACCATTCAAATCATCAATCAAAAATATCCAGGTGTAAAAACATCCTTCCTGGTAAGTAATAAAAAAACATACGAGGAAAATATAGCTGATTTAGGTTACAAACCATTTATTTTAAGTCCTAATTACAGTATGGTAAATGCAGAATTGGTTAAAAAGGCTCACGCTGATGGAGTTAAAGTTGTGCCTTGGACTGCAAATGCAACTGAAGAAATTAATCGTTTAAAATCTTTAAAGGTTGATGGTATTATATCAGACTATCCAAATTTATTATAA